TGCATCACCGAACCGAGAAGTGCTTCGGCCGATTCGCACACCACCTTTTGTGAGCATAATGAGGGCAGGTAGCTGCATGCCTTGCATGAGTTCGTTGCCGTACAACTGTATACGCCTTCGATCGGGGTTACTATCATGCATGTATCGCAGACCACATTCCCTATTCTCTCCAATTCGCTGACCTCTTTGGGGCAACGGGCCTTGACATCCCTCGATGTGCAGAACCAGACATCGGTGTCCTTGGCCTTCCTCTTACCCTTCACGATACTGGCCAGATGCCTCACCTCATTCTCGCTGAGGTGCGGACAGCCAAGCGCTATCAGGTCCGGCTCCTTGCCGCTGGTCACTTTGTCCTTGAGGGTGCGAAGCTCCTTGGAATCGATCCTGATCACCTCCAGACCTTTGAGATCCTGTGAAGCGCTGTCCGGTGTAACTCGGTCCACGTGGAACATGGCCACCGAACCGGCTGCGGCCATGGCGGCCGCCATGATCTTGAGCTGGTCCGTTCCAGGCCTAACGCCTCGGATGAAGGGTACTGCACCACCTATCTTGGAGCCTATCGCATGGCCCAGCAGCGCATAGTCCAGGAGGTCCTCCCTCATTTCGGCCTCGATGACCACGGTCGGGACCCGGTTGACATCCAGATGAAGCCCGTAGAGCGGAGTCTTGCCGATTATCGAGGCGGCCAAAGCCCCGGGCCCCCCTTCCCTATTGGTTCTCGCCCCAAGCACCGAATTGGCGTAGGAAAGGGCGGATGATTCCGCCCAGGCTATGGTGTCGCCCCGGTTGGGCACATTGATGGATAGATAAGGTGTACAGCTGCAGGTCGTCTGGACCCCCAGCCTTCCGTAGCATTCGATGATATCGAGCTGCTTCCGGGCGAACTCCTCGGAAACATGCATCTCCTTCCAGCGTTCGCTGTCCATACCGGATGGATTAAGGGTGGTCCTTACCGTGACCTTGCAGTCCTGCGACATTTCCTTGAGAAAGTCGATCCCGCCCTCCCCGATCGTTTTGTACGACACACCCGAGAGATGTGCCGATGTGATCGGGACAAGCCTTTCTGCGCCGTAGACCTTGCCGACCGCTACCAGCAGCTCCATGGCCCTACGCCTGCCGTTGCCCTGTTCTCCGGCAAGGATCGATTCCTCCTCTTTGGTCAGGAACATGATGGACGGGCGAGGAATATGATAAGATAAAATGTTTGTGAATTTCCCCGGCGGTGATTTTCCCTCAAATTTTCCAGTCTTTTCTTATTTGGACTTGACCATGTTCTTAAGGGTGAATATGATCGATCTTCTATTGACCACCAGATGCAGCAAAAGGAAGAATCCGATGAGTCCTGCCAGTGCAGCATGGATCCCCACAGAGCCTTCCCCCGAACTCAATAATGCTCCTGCATTCCCGCCGTTCCTTTCCACCGCATCCTCCAGTCCGAGTCCGGTGGCTATGGTGGCCAACACACTGATAAGAAGTCCGATGAATACCAGACCCTTGATCCATGCGCGATTACTGCTCGACATCGACCAGATGACTTCCACTCCTGATTATTTATTGGTTTCAGTCTTGAGGGTAAAAAAATCCATTCAGATGGGCAACATCACTTGGCATTTCATCGTTAATTTGCCCATCTGGCTCATCCAAATCATGATCTGCGTAACGAATATGACCTGTCATAATCTTCAAGAATCGATTATCACAGTTTTCCATAAATCAGTCTGGACATAGAATATTTACTGAAATCAATAATGATAACAGCCTAATCTGGTTTATATATCCTAAATCGGCGTGCTTTTGCTCAGGGTGGATTAAAGATGCACGCACTAGAAAAGTCAAGGCTGTTCACTGAAGAGCACTGCGGAAAGATTCTCCTGGCAACCATGGGGAAGCCGAAGGATGTTTACGAATTGAGCAAGATGCTCGGCATACCAATAGCCGTCTGCTACCGCAAGA
The sequence above is drawn from the Methanomassiliicoccales archaeon genome and encodes:
- a CDS encoding aconitase X catalytic domain-containing protein — protein: MFLTKEEESILAGEQGNGRRRAMELLVAVGKVYGAERLVPITSAHLSGVSYKTIGEGGIDFLKEMSQDCKVTVRTTLNPSGMDSERWKEMHVSEEFARKQLDIIECYGRLGVQTTCSCTPYLSINVPNRGDTIAWAESSALSYANSVLGARTNREGGPGALAASIIGKTPLYGLHLDVNRVPTVVIEAEMREDLLDYALLGHAIGSKIGGAVPFIRGVRPGTDQLKIMAAAMAAAGSVAMFHVDRVTPDSASQDLKGLEVIRIDSKELRTLKDKVTSGKEPDLIALGCPHLSENEVRHLASIVKGKRKAKDTDVWFCTSRDVKARCPKEVSELERIGNVVCDTCMIVTPIEGVYSCTATNSCKACSYLPSLCSQKVVCESAEALLGSVMQ